The Rosa rugosa chromosome 1, drRosRugo1.1, whole genome shotgun sequence genomic sequence TTGTTCAACTAGAATAGAAGTATATAACATACCAATCCTCCATCCAGGAAATACTATACAAGTCTCCCAAACAGGTGGTATCACTACTACACAaagtgaatcagacaacagtcaaaagcctgttgtctgaatgaaaatgGAGATATTGTAAACTGGCGTGCCGTCTGATCTCCCCCATCAGACAACATTCTTTTTTAATTGTCTCTCTGGTCATTCACACAACATTTGTACCTAAATATGTGTTGTCTAAATTTACCAAATTTCGATTTATGACAGTAGTCTGTTGTCGGGTATGAACTCAGACAACAGCTTACTGCCGGGGTGTTGAGTGAAATTCACCAAGCACAACAATCTTTCCAAGCCAATGTTGTCTCCTAAATATCTTCAACGGCAATAATGTACGAGACCTGATATGTGAAGTAAACATCAAACAAGCATTTTTGATTACCAGATGTTATGTCAAATGCATTACAAATATCAATTTGCTCGAAATGgtgttgtcttgaatgaacCTCAGACTACACTTTCGATTACCTAATGTTGTCTGCATCTTATCTAAGATAACAATTATATGGATTCCGGTGTTGTCTGAAATTCTATTAATATGACTATCTCTTGGATGCATGTGTTGTACCGGATGAATTTTAGACCAcacattttatttttcttgttgtctAAATTAACGTTATATAACAAGTTTGAGGATGCCAATATTGTCTGAATGTTATTTAAGATAACATTGATGTTGATGCATTTGTTGTCTTGAATGAACCTCATACCATACTTTGCTGGATGccaatgttgtctgaatagttTTAAGGTGACAAGTTGCTGgataatgttgtctgaattttcctCAGACAATATGTGACAAGGAAACCAGTGTTGAAAGACCCAAAAAGGTCTTTTCCGAATATAACAAAACAGTCgtattttaattaaattaaatatgaaTCTATGTGTCAATTTTTCATGCTAAGTCAAACCATATCAGCATGCTGACATGGTTTGACTGCAGCATAGAAAAATTTCTCCAAATGACCTTCACCAACCACATGTGCATCGCACAGATAAATTGGTACACAATATTATATAATCGGCAGAAATTTTTAGGTGCGTAGAACTAACTTGGATTGCCAAGTGGTTTGATGCCCCAATAATAAATAAACACGTGTATTTTAGCAAAACACAGCTATCAATTGTCTTGTGAAAATGACATTTTTGTTCTTCGTATCAACCTGGTTCACCTCCTTCTCCATGGAGGCACTGCAGATCTCCTCATCTTCTCCACATAATTCTTTATCCAATATATTGTTCCTTCATTTGCAACTTCGATGTAAGCGAATAGAATTGGAACACACCTATGTTATTTCGTTCCTTTAAACAATTTACTGTATTATCAAATTGGATTTGTGGCCCTCAAGATGTAcatgaaaaaaatgaaattggaTTCTTGTTTGGTTCATCAAATTATGAGGGAACACCCATATATTTCTATCCTTACCCTTGATCTTGGATTAGCTTTTGGGATTGTCGATCCCATAAATGCACTTGTACGGATCGCAGATTGACTAAGTTCGGTGTTGGTCATGATGGCAATCACCAAACAAAATATTGTATCAACAAGATTTTGATGGCTTTTTATGGATTAGAGAATGTGTATAAGGAGGAACTAGAAGATGATGGTGTTGATTGAACTGAGTTTGAGAAAATTTGTCATAAGCAGGATCTGGAATtatggatgatgatgaagaacaaACCATAAAGCAAAAGTCCAAAATGGTCTTTTTCACAAATAGCTGAGTTAATTATTTTTTCTAGAAGCCACGTGTCAAATTATCATTGGAGCGTCAGACCACTTAGCAATCCAAGTTGGTTCTACGGGAGCACCAAAAAATTTCTCAGTCATTTGGTCATCCATATCTTTAAttctttttgtgtgtgtgtgtatatatatataaatttatttttccatattcaaaaaagaaaaagaaaaaaaaactttaacgGATATTTGAAAGAAAACTTGTGGGTTGAGGCCTTGAGGGCCATGATTAGAAAGGTATCCCTTGAAGTAACAGCCTTCACTTTTCCTTTCAACCATCCTGCTGATGAAGGCATCGAAACTAATATTGAGAGACTGTTTGCTtacaatcaattttttttttttttttggcatgcATTGCTTGTGTTGGAGTGAGGTATTTAGAGGGACAAAGGAGTCCTTGACCTTCTAAGGTAAGGACTTCTAGTCCTTATCTTGGTATGGAAACTTTGGAAGACAAGCAACTGAGCAAAACCAATTAAGGACGAACGAATTCTGATCATATTTAGATTTCTGTTCCTGATCATAGTTAGATAAAACTCCTTTCACGTCCGACTTGTtcgtgaagaaaaagaaagagaggttTGCTAAACCCtataagaaagaagaagaagaaacccaTCGGTGTGTATATATACCGTTGATAACAAGAGATTGGACGCTATCTTTTGACCAAGCCTTGCACGGATACACGGAATCTTTCGACAGTTTTAGGTTTGTTCTTGCTCTCGACTTGTACTTCTTTCAGTATTCAATTCATAATTTATACTTGTTAATTTAATCCTCGacaattttcttctttattattGTTCTTGCTTAAATGTTTACATATGAAATTTGATTAACTTTCTCCTCTATTATTCTTCTCAATGACGGATTTGGCTGCCCTGTGCAAAGGGTGTGAAATTTTGAGGAGTTCATAAAATCAAAAATTTGTGATGTTCCAACTCGATCTCCACATCTCCTTCAACCTTTAGTCCAAACTTTTGTGTTTACTTGCGTTACGTCtacaaatataaaaataaaaaaaccttttTTCCCCTTCGAAACCAGTTTCTGGGAGCCATCAGGAGATTTGGTGCTCAACAGTACGTTCTGTTTGTTGTCTATTATTCTTGCTCTGCTACATATATTCATTGCAATGTTTGTCTCTTCCTAATTGTTCTTCTTCGATCATGGGATATCATATATAGATCATCGACCAATCCGATCATGGCTGAACAATCTAGGGTGATTTCACAATTCCAGCCTCATGTTGCTGCCCAGCTTGTGCCGGTTAAACTCACTGAAGACAACTATTCACTCTGGAGTTCTTTGGTGGTCCCAGTTCTAAAGAACTATGACATGTTTAATATGGTTCAAGGAATAGAGCAGCCGTTGACAGAAGACAAAGACCAAAAGTGCATGAGCTTTATGAAGCTCACTTTATCGGAGGCCATGCTCCCATACGCAGCAGAATCATGTTCAAGTTCCCGAGCACTGTGGTTAAAGTTGGAAGAGCAAGGAGGAATTGCAAAATTCAGACTAGTCCAGCTGAGCATTCGCCTCAAAAAGCTGAAAAAAGGAAAGTTCACAAGTATGTCGAAATACTACCAGATGAAGAAAAACATGGCTGATAGACTAAAAGCCGCCGGGTCTCCGGTTGCAGATAGTGATTTTATTGAGCAAGTCCTTAACGGACTTCCGTCTGAGTATGATGCCTTTGCCAACTCCATCATAGCTGGAATTGATGATTTAACTCCAGAGGAGCTGCATGACGTACTGGTGGTTGAAGAATCTAATCGTAAAGGAGAGCTATTCCGCACTGTCATCAAGTACGGTGCTCTCGCTTTAATAACTACTGCCATCATTTATCATAAGGGTCTGAGCGACGCACGCGCACGGCGCTAATAATTATCACAACATAAGAAACGCAAAATTGGTTTAGTTTCTTGGTGTTTCAGGCTTTTTCTGTCTAGAGCGACTAGCTAGTGATATAGTACGTAGTAGAGAGTATTTATTATTGTTAGCTTCTTACTCTTATTCTTGATTAACATGTTTTTCGATCTTTTTGATATCTGGATTCTTTTATGCATCATATCTCCAAGAGAATGCCCAATTGATACGATTTGTGAATAACTAAAAGTGGAACTGGTATTTCCATTGATAGCTAACTGCTCACCATGTTTTATGATACTTCATCAGCATCATATCCTGGTTGATTTCACTAGGAGGCAGCTAGCTTCAAATCTCCCACtcccatatatatatgatgtctCGTAGTTTTTTCAGCTCAaatcaaattttgtttttttttttaaagtgaaGATTTGATAAAGGCGCGCAATCACACGCAAAAGTTTTGTTATACAAGGGTTAGGGCTTATTCATCGATCATTATTCAACACTATATGAACATCCAAGTAAATAAACTCGCTTTGACAAATTTTAAACTAAAACTCCTCAACTCTACTTCACCTTACGTATGGAAACACGCCAAAACCAAGGCAATCATGTCATAAGGAAACTCgcttatataaaaaaaaaatcataaggAAACTCAAAAGATGGCCTCCTTAATTATAAAAACAAGAACAATTATGAAAAGAGTGCAATAATTATAGGTTTCTATGCTTGTTTCAAAAATTAAGTGGTGGACAAAAAaatattaagaaaaagaaatttaataAAACGAGAGGATCAATGAGAAAATGAGCGGATGGATGTATGTCATATACTTTTTTAAATCAAACTCAAATCGGGCGAAAATATATTCATTACAAGCTAAAATGATCTTTACATATCATTCAGCTGTCAtccatagacagacaagaagattgCGGGGACATATCTTGCTCTCTATTTTGGCCGCaactatctttttttttaaaatctaaaacattcattttaagttactttttgcaatttataaatatatttaaactactttttctttattcaattaatgatataaattcaaaactagttaaaataaagagaattgatgcagacgtattatTAAAGTGGCTAGTTAAAAAATAGCTAGTATAGCTACTTTACAGCTAGTTAGAGATCATTAATGTTTAAAGCTTTTGGTATCAGTTTAGGCATCAACGATAAGAAAATTCCATATAAGAACCGAATTGTGCATCGGTAGTCTACTTTTGTATGGCCTGCATGAAGATTGCCGAATTGATTGATGAACAGCGAAATACATTTTCGATATTGCTCGATTTACTAAGGTCTTCAAATCGTACCCATAaccttctctcttttttatttttatttttattttttgagaagaGACAGTTTTATGACTTTATCATCAATGACAAAGACAATATTAGCTGATATCCAACCAAGGCCCAAAGCAAACCCATCAGCCTTACCCTAGCTTATTTTAACTCAAATAACCTAACCTAGCCCATTTGGACACGAATGTCCAACCACTGCAGCCAAGTCCTACGTACGCTTAGAAGTCAAACCACCACACGACGCCACCGGAACCTGGAGAGATATTCGGCACTTGGTCTCAAATATCGCTAACAAAGATAGTTTTGTGAAAAGAGTGTAATTATGGGCCAACAAGCGTGTATTGAAAACTAAGGGAAGGCGTGGataaattttcaaaaagaaggaggaaaaaaaagaaaaagaaattgctAGCTGgtgaaaagaatgaaaagaaacGAATTATATGCGTGAAGCCAAAGAAATTCAGACAGATAGGATTTATATCCTTATACAAACTTGGAGAACAAGATTTAATTTTCCACTATAAGACACCTTTTTTTGTGGTGAACAATATAAAGGCTAGTCTTTCAATTCAGAGAAAACTACATGAACAACATATATATTGGGATTTTTTTACGGCGTTTTATTAAGGTTTGTTTCTTCAATCTCCAAGTCCATCTTCTTCTGCTTTCGTAAATAATTTTCATTTATAATTTAGTTTCTTTGGTTTTGCAAATTGCAAGTACAGTCTTCCTCTCTAAATTGTATCTTCGCCCACCAAACTCTAAGCAAACCGTAGTTGTTTATCTCTGAACATATTGATATATTGTCTATAATTCCTGCTTCACAGGATTAACGGATTAACttgcttaatttttttttttttgttcaatcatcatttcgtgtgtgtgtgtgtgtgtgtgtatatatacacacacacatacttgGTAGCAAGAGATACATATTATATAATGTATTGTACGTACATATACACACAATTGATTGCCATGCTAAATAGTAGTTTTGATTCCCTTTTTCTTCCACTTTTCAAGAGAGACTAGCTAATCCATGGCTGAAGCGGTTCCACAATCTTCCATCGACATCAACTATGTCGCAGAGCTTGTGCCAGTCAGACTCACCAGAGAAAACTATCTCATCTGGAAATCTACGTTCATCCCGGTTCTTAAAACCTACAACCTCTTCAACATCATCCAAGGAACAGAGCAGTGTCCAAGTAAGGACAACATATGCCGGATACTGATCAGCAAAACCCTATCCGAGGCCACTCTACCATACATAACAAAATGCGAAGGCTCAAGCGCCCGGGACCTGTGGCTATACTTAGAAAAAGAAATCGGTGAAGCTGCAAAGTCTAAGGTGAGGTGGCTCAGGACTCGCATGCAAACACTCAAGTATGGTTTAACCTCATGGCCGTCGGATTACTTTGAATCCGCCAAGCAGATTGCTGATAAACTCGCGGTGGCGGGGTGTCCTGTCAGTAACAGTGAGCTTATTGCTTATATTCTTGACGGACTTCCCTGGGATTATAAGGTCTTTGTTACATGGACTCGTAAAAGGAAGGATGTCGATCATATGAGTCTAGAAGAGTTGCATGACTTGCTAGTGAGGGATGAATATAAATGTGCCGTTAAGGGCGCTGTTGGAGTAGCTTGTCTGTGGCTTATTATTCGCCTTTGCAGGTCAAAAGGCGAATGATAATTTTCTGCATTACATTTTCCAGAGGGTGATGGTTAGCTAGTTCGATATTTAATtggtttttctttatttgttctTGAACAGAAAATTATTAACTCGATCtggttctttttttatttatgttctgATCGTTGTATGGCCTCGTCTCTTTCTCTAGCTTATATACTAGATGTAGTATTAGGCGGTTATCCAATTTTTGCTTTTCTGAATCAAGATGAATTCTATCTTAATACTGCAAAAGACTTAGGTAGCTTCTAGCTTATTTAAGCAGTCCCCACACCAAGTTCTATAAGCTATTGTCAAATGACATAATTTTTTCTGAAATAAgctattttaaatatttttttaccaTATTTACCAAAACAATTTGATGTTTAGATTAAGCTCTCTAATTGGACTAAAACGAAAATGAGGAAAAAATATGGAATTGAAATGAAAATAAGGAAAAACAGATGGAAACGTCTAGACATTTCAGTCCAAGTTCTATAAGCTATTATATATCAAATGACATAATTTTTTCTGAAATAAGCTattttagatatttttttttaccatatTTACCAAAACAT encodes the following:
- the LOC133720926 gene encoding uncharacterized protein LOC133720926; this encodes MAEAVPQSSIDINYVAELVPVRLTRENYLIWKSTFIPVLKTYNLFNIIQGTEQCPSKDNICRILISKTLSEATLPYITKCEGSSARDLWLYLEKEIGEAAKSKVRWLRTRMQTLKYGLTSWPSDYFESAKQIADKLAVAGCPVSNSELIAYILDGLPWDYKVFVTWTRKRKDVDHMSLEELHDLLVRDEYKCAVKGAVGVACLWLIIRLCRSKGE
- the LOC133742333 gene encoding uncharacterized protein LOC133742333, translated to MAEQSRVISQFQPHVAAQLVPVKLTEDNYSLWSSLVVPVLKNYDMFNMVQGIEQPLTEDKDQKCMSFMKLTLSEAMLPYAAESCSSSRALWLKLEEQGGIAKFRLVQLSIRLKKLKKGKFTSMSKYYQMKKNMADRLKAAGSPVADSDFIEQVLNGLPSEYDAFANSIIAGIDDLTPEELHDVLVVEESNRKGELFRTVIKYGALALITTAIIYHKGLSDARARR